One Defluviimonas sp. SAOS-178_SWC DNA window includes the following coding sequences:
- a CDS encoding TrkH family potassium uptake protein: protein MIDLRPVGYVIGLLAAVLGATMSVPMALDFASENGHWPAFLQSAILTCLTGGLMAVACANGVGERLSLQQTFLLATGVWVALPLFGALPFLFGATGARVVDAVFEAMSGLTTTGATVFVGLEDLPAGLLLWRSMLQWFGGIGIIIVAMVFLPELRVGGMQIFRSEAFDTGGKVLPRAAEIASQIMGIYIGLTILCAVAYMSVGMTGFEAINHALTTMSTGGFSTSDASFGVFQGVPEYLASIFMVLASLPFVRYVQMLAGTSGPMLRDPQVRAFLWTIGVLVAVITAYRILANGDHLEHAFREAIFNVTSIITGTGYASVDYQLWGAFPIVLFFFIGLIGGCAGSTCCSVKIFRYQLLIASVRAQIRRIHSPNGLFTPRYQGQPVTEEVMSSVMAFFGIFIVSLGLISVALALTGLDFVTAISGAATAIANIGPGLGDIIGPAGNFASINDTAKWILTVAMLLGRLELLVVLVIFLPRFWRT from the coding sequence ATGATCGACCTGCGCCCCGTCGGATACGTCATAGGCTTGCTGGCCGCGGTTCTCGGCGCGACGATGTCGGTTCCGATGGCGCTCGATTTCGCGTCCGAGAACGGCCACTGGCCGGCCTTTTTGCAAAGCGCCATTCTCACCTGCCTGACCGGGGGGCTGATGGCCGTCGCCTGTGCCAACGGCGTCGGGGAACGCCTGAGCCTTCAGCAGACTTTCCTTCTGGCGACCGGCGTGTGGGTGGCATTGCCGCTTTTCGGCGCCTTGCCGTTTCTCTTCGGCGCGACCGGTGCGCGGGTGGTGGATGCGGTCTTCGAGGCGATGTCGGGACTGACCACGACGGGGGCCACCGTCTTCGTCGGCCTCGAGGATCTGCCGGCCGGCCTCCTGCTCTGGCGGTCGATGCTGCAATGGTTCGGCGGGATCGGGATCATCATCGTGGCGATGGTCTTCCTGCCCGAACTCCGGGTCGGCGGCATGCAGATCTTCCGCTCCGAGGCGTTCGATACCGGCGGCAAGGTCCTGCCGCGCGCGGCCGAGATCGCGTCGCAGATCATGGGCATCTATATCGGCCTGACGATCCTGTGCGCGGTCGCCTACATGAGCGTCGGCATGACCGGGTTCGAAGCGATCAACCATGCCCTGACGACGATGTCCACGGGGGGGTTTTCGACCTCGGACGCGTCTTTCGGGGTCTTTCAGGGCGTGCCGGAATACCTCGCCTCGATCTTCATGGTCCTCGCGAGCTTGCCCTTCGTGCGCTACGTGCAGATGCTGGCCGGAACCTCCGGGCCGATGTTGCGCGACCCGCAGGTGCGGGCGTTCCTGTGGACGATCGGGGTGCTTGTGGCGGTCATCACCGCCTACCGGATCCTCGCCAACGGCGATCATCTCGAGCACGCCTTCCGCGAGGCGATCTTCAACGTCACCTCGATCATCACCGGGACCGGCTATGCGAGCGTCGACTACCAGCTCTGGGGCGCGTTCCCGATCGTGCTCTTCTTCTTCATCGGTCTCATCGGCGGCTGCGCCGGATCGACCTGCTGTTCGGTGAAGATCTTCCGCTACCAGTTGTTGATCGCCTCGGTTCGCGCCCAGATCCGCCGCATCCACTCGCCGAACGGCCTGTTCACCCCGCGCTATCAGGGCCAGCCGGTCACGGAGGAGGTGATGTCCTCGGTCATGGCCTTTTTCGGGATCTTCATTGTCAGCCTCGGCCTCATCTCGGTGGCGCTGGCGCTGACCGGGCTCGACTTCGTCACCGCGATCTCGGGCGCGGCCACGGCGATCGCCAATATCGGTCCGGGTCTTGGCGACATCATCGGGCCGGCCGGCAATTTCGCCTCGATCAACGACACGGCGAAGTGGATCCTGACCGTCGCGATGCTTCTCGGCCGGCTGGAACTTCTCGTGGTGCTGGTGATCTTCCTGCCACGGTTCTGGCGGACATGA
- a CDS encoding serine protease yields the protein MRLAAILFGLAVWLGLAGAVQAQNQVWVQIEAQPSLREGEERARAYAGVFPNVGGFVMNTGWYAIVLGPYSPDEANRQLQVLKGERLIPADSYIAFGNRFGRQFWPVGAAAATPSPTAPAAETATALPIPAPTPTDETPAEARRSEALLTAEERQMLQRALQWDDFYAGAIDGAFGAGTRRSMAAWQAAQGYEQTGILTTAQRAELVGHYESERAALGLETLTETEAGIEITYPAALIEFDRYAPPFVHFREKNGSGFRMLLISQKGDQAALTGLYDIMQTLEIVPVAGERQLNRTSFVLSGKNDRLQSHTEAQLSGGLIKGFTLVWKPEDGARAVRVLAAMKAGFRSLGDEALDEGLGQPLSVDHADLVSGLEVRRPVLSRSGFWLDAAGLVATTDAVLDNCARITLDGDYEADVTLRDAGLGLAVLKPRDALAPRAHARLESGRVRINSEIAVAGFSYEDALDSAVLSFGTLADTKGLEGEVDRARLAVTTRAGDAGGPVISTSGAVIGMLLPRDTADGRVLPSDVGFALPAETITGALQAAGLAAAEPASAEAVSTLAPEDLTTLGRDMTVLVSCWR from the coding sequence ATGCGGTTGGCGGCAATTCTATTCGGACTGGCGGTCTGGCTCGGTCTGGCCGGGGCGGTTCAGGCCCAGAACCAGGTCTGGGTCCAGATCGAAGCGCAGCCCTCCTTGCGCGAGGGCGAGGAGCGCGCGCGGGCCTATGCCGGCGTCTTTCCCAATGTCGGCGGCTTCGTCATGAACACCGGCTGGTATGCGATCGTGCTCGGACCCTATTCGCCCGACGAGGCCAACCGCCAGTTGCAGGTCCTGAAGGGCGAGCGGCTTATCCCGGCCGACAGCTACATCGCCTTCGGCAACCGGTTCGGGCGGCAGTTCTGGCCGGTCGGCGCGGCGGCCGCGACGCCGAGCCCGACCGCCCCTGCGGCGGAGACGGCGACCGCCCTGCCCATCCCCGCCCCGACACCGACAGACGAAACGCCCGCCGAGGCACGGCGGTCCGAGGCGCTCCTGACGGCCGAGGAGCGTCAGATGCTGCAACGCGCGTTGCAATGGGACGATTTCTATGCCGGCGCCATCGACGGCGCTTTCGGCGCGGGCACCCGCCGGTCGATGGCGGCCTGGCAGGCCGCGCAGGGCTACGAACAGACCGGCATCCTGACCACCGCCCAGCGGGCCGAGCTTGTCGGCCACTACGAGAGCGAACGCGCCGCCCTTGGCCTTGAAACCCTGACCGAGACCGAGGCCGGGATCGAGATCACCTACCCCGCCGCCCTGATCGAATTCGACCGCTACGCCCCGCCCTTCGTCCATTTCCGCGAAAAGAACGGGTCCGGGTTCCGGATGCTCCTGATCTCGCAAAAGGGCGATCAGGCGGCGCTCACGGGGCTTTACGACATCATGCAGACGCTGGAGATCGTCCCGGTCGCGGGCGAACGCCAGCTGAACCGGACGAGCTTCGTCCTCAGCGGCAAGAACGACCGGTTGCAATCGCATACCGAGGCGCAGCTTTCGGGCGGGCTCATCAAGGGGTTCACCCTGGTCTGGAAGCCCGAGGACGGCGCGCGGGCGGTCAGGGTGCTTGCGGCGATGAAGGCGGGGTTCCGGTCTCTCGGCGACGAGGCGCTCGACGAAGGGCTCGGCCAGCCCCTGTCGGTCGATCATGCGGATCTCGTCTCCGGGCTCGAAGTGCGGCGGCCGGTTCTCTCACGGTCGGGGTTCTGGCTTGACGCGGCTGGGCTCGTCGCGACGACGGATGCGGTGCTCGACAATTGCGCCCGGATCACGCTCGACGGCGACTACGAGGCGGACGTGACGCTGCGCGACGCGGGCCTTGGGCTGGCGGTCCTGAAGCCGCGCGACGCGCTTGCGCCGCGCGCTCATGCCCGGCTCGAAAGCGGCAGGGTGCGGATCAACTCCGAGATCGCCGTCGCGGGCTTTTCCTACGAGGATGCGCTCGACAGCGCAGTCCTGAGCTTCGGCACGCTCGCCGACACGAAGGGCCTTGAGGGAGAGGTCGACCGCGCCCGGCTCGCCGTCACCACGCGGGCCGGCGACGCGGGCGGCCCGGTCATCAGCACCAGCGGCGCGGTGATCGGGATGCTCCTGCCCCGGGACACGGCCGATGGCCGGGTGCTGCCCTCCGATGTCGGCTTCGCCTTGCCGGCGGAGACGATCACCGGCGCGCTTCAGGCGGCGGGACTTGCGGCGGCCGAACCGGCCTCCGCCGAGGCTGTGTCCACACTCGCGCCGGAAGACCTGACGACCCTGGGGCGCGACATGACCGTGCTCGTTTCCTGCTGGCGCTGA
- a CDS encoding glycine--tRNA ligase subunit alpha, with amino-acid sequence MSPTAPRSFQEIILRLQTYWAEKGCAILQPYDMEVGAGTFHPATTLRSLGTRPWAAAYVQPSRRPTDGRYGENPNRLQHYYQYQVLIKPSPPDLQELYLGSLAAIGIDASLHDIRFVEDDWESPTLGAWGLGWEVWCDGMEVSQFTYFQQVGGHDCHPVSGELTYGLERLAMYVLGIDHVMDMPFNDPQTPIALTYGDIFRQTEQEYSRWNFDQAETDMLLKHFEDAEAECERILAAPAEDKAGRRIVMAHPAYDQCIKASHLFNLLDARGVISVTERQAYIGRVRALAKKCADAFVTTEAGGHRNSGAAA; translated from the coding sequence ATGTCCCCGACCGCCCCCCGCTCGTTCCAGGAGATCATCCTGCGCCTACAGACCTACTGGGCGGAGAAGGGCTGCGCCATCCTGCAGCCCTACGACATGGAGGTCGGGGCGGGCACCTTCCACCCGGCGACGACGCTCCGCTCGCTCGGCACGCGGCCCTGGGCGGCGGCCTACGTGCAGCCGTCGCGGCGGCCGACCGACGGCCGCTACGGCGAGAACCCGAACCGTCTTCAGCACTACTACCAGTACCAGGTCCTCATCAAACCCTCGCCGCCCGACCTGCAGGAACTGTACCTTGGCTCCCTCGCCGCCATCGGCATCGACGCCTCGCTCCACGATATCCGCTTTGTCGAGGACGACTGGGAAAGCCCGACGCTGGGTGCCTGGGGCCTTGGGTGGGAGGTCTGGTGCGACGGGATGGAGGTGAGCCAGTTCACCTATTTCCAGCAGGTCGGTGGTCATGATTGCCACCCGGTCTCGGGCGAGCTGACCTACGGGCTCGAACGCCTCGCAATGTATGTCCTTGGCATCGACCATGTCATGGACATGCCGTTCAACGACCCCCAGACGCCCATTGCGCTGACCTACGGCGACATCTTCCGCCAGACGGAGCAGGAATATTCCCGCTGGAACTTCGACCAGGCCGAGACCGACATGCTTCTGAAGCATTTCGAGGATGCCGAGGCGGAATGCGAACGCATCCTGGCAGCTCCGGCCGAGGACAAGGCGGGGCGCAGGATCGTCATGGCTCACCCGGCCTACGACCAGTGCATCAAGGCCAGCCACCTCTTCAACCTTCTCGACGCGCGCGGCGTCATCTCGGTGACGGAGCGGCAGGCCTATATCGGCCGCGTCCGCGCGCTTGCGAAGAAATGCGCCGATGCGTTCGTGACGACCGAAGCGGGCGGCCACCGGAATTCAGGGGCGGCAGCGTGA
- a CDS encoding DUF6446 family protein, whose protein sequence is MNGKLIVGFLVVTALLAGAAIYYLQVYAFYERVEPASAAAVIRLTPIAGTPEPMLTEGFEGIDAESSPLRFRGCFSTPMTLAMLSETYAVYDKPTPLIAPSWFTCFDAGRINADLETGAALAFLSEKDIHPGVDRVVAVYPDGRAFAWQQLNESADQ, encoded by the coding sequence GTGAATGGCAAGCTCATCGTGGGGTTTCTGGTGGTAACGGCGCTTCTGGCCGGGGCGGCCATCTACTACCTTCAGGTCTATGCGTTCTACGAGCGGGTGGAACCGGCCTCGGCCGCCGCCGTGATCCGGCTGACGCCCATCGCGGGCACGCCGGAGCCGATGCTGACCGAAGGGTTCGAGGGGATCGACGCGGAAAGCTCGCCCCTTCGCTTCCGCGGCTGCTTCTCCACGCCGATGACGCTCGCCATGCTGAGCGAGACCTACGCGGTCTACGATAAGCCGACGCCGCTCATCGCGCCCTCCTGGTTCACCTGTTTCGACGCCGGCCGGATCAATGCGGACCTTGAGACCGGGGCGGCGCTGGCCTTCCTGTCGGAAAAGGACATCCATCCCGGCGTGGACCGCGTTGTCGCGGTCTATCCCGACGGCCGGGCCTTTGCCTGGCAGCAACTGAACGAAAGCGCGGATCAATAG
- the glyS gene encoding glycine--tRNA ligase subunit beta, translated as MPDLLIELFSEEIPARMQGKARDDLKKLVTDGLVEAGLTYAGAHALSTPRRLVLAVDGLAAESKAVREERKGPATTAPEQAVQGFLRSTGLTLDQLEVRDDKKGQVYFAVIEKPGRKAAGIVAEVLESTIRSFPWPKSMRWGAGSLRWVRPLHSILCILSDEHGAEIVPLDVDGIVAGNVTRGHRFLAPGAFSVASFEDYAAKLKLAKVALNPVERAEHIWHDATNAAFAAGLEVVEDRGLLTEVAGLVEWPVVLMGKIGADFLGLPPEVLQTSMREHQKFFSCRNPKSGRIEGFITVANTDTADHGQTILKGNQKVLSARLSDAKFFWENDLRTVAQEGLEGMAAGLANVTFHNKLGSQKDRIDRIEALAREIAPSVGAKPDLAAEAARVAKADLQSAMVGEFPELQGTMGVYYAKAAKLPEAVANACKAHYQPLGPSDDVPTEPVSVAVALADKIDTLTGFWAIDEKPTGSKDPFALRRAALGVIRLVSLADRRVPLKSLVRNCVGDYALTFLNDPVISEVVTAHMRDDILYGEDIIRDQELAIKRANEFFVVSLALSMEFEYENEEGSNRLPPASQAAKLSALSTLPTILEELGLSYAGLQSQVDWNEQHNRAYCSAAVALKNAVEEITSNLLAFFHDRLKVHLRDEGIRHDVIDACLAMPGNDDLTLLVKRAEALSAFLKTDDGGNLIHGFKRANNILTQAEEKDGVEYSFGADAKFAEDATERSLFAALDTAEAEIVPAMEAEEFGAAMAAMAKLRAPIDAFFEAVQVNTDNEIVRRNRLNLLSRIRTICLSVADLTKVEG; from the coding sequence ATGCCCGATCTTCTCATCGAACTCTTTTCCGAGGAAATCCCCGCGCGGATGCAGGGGAAGGCCCGCGACGACCTGAAAAAGCTCGTCACCGACGGGCTGGTGGAGGCGGGGCTGACCTATGCGGGCGCCCATGCGCTTTCCACCCCGCGCCGTCTGGTGCTGGCGGTGGACGGGCTGGCGGCGGAAAGCAAGGCGGTGCGCGAGGAGCGGAAGGGCCCGGCGACGACCGCGCCCGAGCAGGCCGTGCAGGGGTTCCTGCGGTCGACCGGGCTGACGCTCGACCAGCTTGAGGTGCGCGACGACAAGAAGGGCCAGGTCTATTTCGCGGTCATCGAGAAGCCGGGGCGGAAGGCCGCCGGCATCGTGGCCGAGGTGCTGGAATCCACGATCCGCAGCTTCCCCTGGCCGAAGTCGATGCGCTGGGGCGCGGGAAGCCTTCGCTGGGTGCGGCCGCTGCATTCGATCCTCTGCATCCTGAGCGATGAACACGGGGCGGAGATCGTGCCGCTGGACGTCGACGGGATCGTCGCGGGCAACGTCACGCGCGGCCATCGCTTCCTTGCGCCGGGGGCGTTTTCCGTCGCGAGTTTCGAGGATTACGCGGCGAAGCTTAAGCTTGCCAAGGTGGCGCTGAACCCGGTCGAGCGGGCCGAGCATATCTGGCACGACGCCACCAATGCCGCCTTCGCGGCCGGGCTCGAGGTCGTCGAGGACAGGGGTCTTCTGACCGAGGTCGCGGGGCTTGTCGAATGGCCCGTGGTGCTGATGGGCAAGATCGGCGCGGACTTTTTGGGCCTGCCGCCGGAGGTGCTGCAAACCAGCATGCGCGAACATCAGAAGTTCTTCTCCTGCCGCAACCCGAAGAGCGGGCGGATCGAGGGCTTCATCACGGTCGCCAATACCGATACGGCGGATCATGGGCAGACGATCCTGAAGGGCAACCAGAAGGTGCTCTCGGCGCGGCTTTCCGACGCAAAGTTCTTCTGGGAGAATGACTTGCGGACCGTTGCTCAGGAAGGGCTGGAGGGCATGGCGGCAGGGCTCGCCAACGTCACCTTCCACAACAAGCTCGGGAGCCAGAAGGACCGGATCGACCGGATCGAGGCGCTGGCGCGCGAGATCGCGCCCTCGGTCGGCGCGAAGCCCGATCTGGCGGCCGAGGCCGCGCGGGTCGCCAAGGCCGACCTGCAATCGGCGATGGTCGGCGAGTTCCCCGAACTTCAGGGCACGATGGGCGTCTACTACGCCAAGGCCGCCAAGCTGCCCGAGGCGGTCGCCAATGCCTGCAAGGCGCATTACCAGCCGCTCGGGCCGTCGGACGACGTGCCGACCGAGCCGGTCTCCGTCGCCGTCGCGCTCGCCGACAAGATCGACACGCTGACCGGCTTCTGGGCGATCGACGAGAAGCCCACGGGGTCGAAGGATCCGTTTGCTCTGAGAAGGGCAGCGTTGGGGGTGATCCGGTTGGTCAGCCTAGCCGATCGGCGGGTTCCGTTAAAATCATTGGTGCGCAACTGTGTTGGCGATTATGCACTTACTTTCCTCAATGACCCGGTCATTTCGGAAGTCGTAACTGCCCACATGCGCGATGATATCCTCTACGGAGAGGATATCATTCGTGACCAAGAGCTGGCAATCAAGCGCGCAAATGAATTTTTTGTTGTATCACTAGCCCTTAGCATGGAATTTGAGTACGAAAATGAGGAGGGCAGCAACCGACTCCCTCCAGCTAGCCAAGCGGCCAAACTCTCTGCGCTTTCGACCCTGCCGACAATACTAGAGGAGCTCGGCTTGAGCTACGCAGGGCTACAGAGCCAGGTCGACTGGAATGAACAACACAACAGAGCTTATTGCTCAGCGGCAGTTGCGTTGAAAAATGCTGTCGAAGAAATCACGTCTAACCTCCTCGCCTTCTTCCACGACCGCCTCAAGGTCCATCTCCGTGACGAGGGCATCCGGCACGACGTCATCGACGCCTGCCTCGCCATGCCGGGCAATGACGACCTGACGCTTCTGGTCAAACGCGCCGAAGCGCTGAGCGCGTTCCTCAAGACCGATGACGGCGGCAACCTCATTCATGGGTTCAAGCGGGCCAACAACATCCTGACGCAGGCCGAGGAAAAGGACGGGGTCGAATACTCCTTCGGCGCTGACGCGAAATTCGCCGAGGATGCGACCGAACGCAGCCTCTTCGCCGCGCTCGACACGGCAGAGGCGGAGATCGTGCCGGCGATGGAGGCTGAGGAGTTCGGCGCGGCGATGGCGGCGATGGCCAAGCTCCGCGCGCCGATCGACGCCTTCTTCGAGGCGGTGCAGGTCAACACCGACAACGAAATCGTCCGGCGGAACCGGCTGAACCTTCTCAGCCGCATCCGCACGATCTGCCTGAGCGTGGCGGATCTGACCAAGGTCGAAGGATAA
- a CDS encoding SgcJ/EcaC family oxidoreductase, whose protein sequence is MSLAEPAEFPRAFANAWAARDAKILAALFAEDADFLTLTGHWAEGRKAITATLAGELAGAFARAKLVTGRTKTRSLAGGVAQVMQRYVLSGIVHPDGSDAGRVGAILSAVLVAGPEGWQVAAAQFTAEG, encoded by the coding sequence ATGAGCCTCGCCGAACCCGCCGAATTCCCGCGCGCCTTCGCCAATGCCTGGGCGGCGCGCGACGCGAAGATCCTCGCGGCGCTTTTCGCCGAGGACGCCGATTTCCTGACGCTGACCGGCCACTGGGCCGAGGGCCGCAAGGCCATCACCGCGACCCTCGCGGGCGAGCTTGCGGGCGCCTTCGCGCGGGCGAAGCTGGTGACCGGGCGCACCAAGACGCGGTCCCTCGCCGGTGGCGTGGCGCAGGTGATGCAGCGCTACGTGCTCTCGGGAATCGTCCATCCCGACGGCAGCGATGCGGGGCGCGTGGGCGCGATCCTCTCGGCGGTTCTCGTCGCCGGGCCGGAAGGCTGGCAGGTCGCGGCGGCGCAGTTCACGGCGGAGGGGTGA
- a CDS encoding FAD-binding oxidoreductase, translating to MSHDAALSELAAFLGPRLSRSGADRASHGQSETWFPETPPDAVAYPETTAEVSRIVATCARHGCPVVAWGTGTSLEGHALAVRGGISLDLARMNRVLEVRAEDMQAVVQPGVTREALNAELRATGLMFPVDPGANASLGGMAATRASGTTAVRYGTMRDNVMALEVVLADGRVIRTGSGARKSSAGYDLTGLIVGSEGTLGIITELTLRLHGQPEATSAAVCAFDDFEAAVQTVIATIQMGIPMARIEFVDETTAAIFNSVNGTSLPEKPHLMVEFHGSETSAAEDARRFGEVVVEMGGAHFDWATTTEDRGRLWKMRHGAYRSAIASRPGSIGLVTDMCVPISRLAEAVAETRADIAASGIPGPILGHVGDGNFHAILLIERENAGELKAAKDLAHRMAERALRLGGTITGEHGVGMGKKDLMAMEHGDAWEVMARIKRALDPDGILNPGKIVEGNA from the coding sequence ATGTCGCATGATGCGGCCCTGTCCGAACTCGCGGCATTCCTCGGCCCGCGCCTGTCCCGGTCCGGGGCCGACCGCGCCAGCCACGGCCAGAGCGAGACATGGTTTCCCGAAACCCCGCCCGACGCCGTCGCCTACCCCGAGACGACCGCGGAAGTGTCGCGGATCGTCGCGACCTGCGCCCGCCACGGCTGCCCGGTCGTGGCCTGGGGCACCGGCACCTCGCTCGAAGGCCACGCGCTCGCGGTCCGGGGCGGCATCTCGCTTGACCTTGCCCGCATGAACCGTGTGCTGGAGGTCAGGGCCGAGGACATGCAGGCCGTCGTCCAGCCGGGTGTCACGCGCGAGGCGCTGAATGCCGAACTGCGCGCGACCGGCCTCATGTTTCCCGTCGATCCCGGCGCGAACGCCTCGCTCGGCGGCATGGCGGCCACGCGCGCCTCGGGCACCACGGCGGTGCGCTACGGCACGATGCGCGACAATGTCATGGCGCTTGAGGTGGTGCTGGCCGATGGCCGCGTGATCCGCACCGGCTCGGGCGCCCGCAAATCCTCGGCCGGCTACGACCTCACCGGCCTCATCGTCGGCTCCGAAGGCACGCTCGGCATCATCACCGAACTGACCCTGCGCCTTCACGGCCAGCCCGAGGCCACTTCCGCCGCCGTCTGCGCCTTCGACGATTTCGAGGCCGCCGTCCAAACCGTCATCGCGACGATCCAGATGGGCATCCCGATGGCCCGGATCGAGTTCGTGGACGAGACGACGGCCGCGATCTTCAACAGCGTCAACGGCACCAGCCTGCCCGAAAAGCCGCATCTCATGGTCGAATTCCACGGATCGGAGACCTCCGCCGCCGAGGACGCCCGGCGCTTCGGCGAGGTGGTGGTGGAGATGGGCGGCGCGCATTTCGACTGGGCCACGACGACCGAGGACCGGGGCCGCCTGTGGAAGATGCGCCACGGCGCCTACCGGTCCGCGATCGCCTCGCGCCCCGGCTCGATCGGCCTTGTCACCGACATGTGCGTGCCGATCTCGCGGCTGGCCGAAGCGGTCGCGGAAACCCGCGCCGACATCGCCGCCTCCGGCATTCCCGGCCCGATCCTCGGCCATGTCGGCGACGGCAATTTCCACGCGATCCTGCTCATCGAGCGCGAGAATGCCGGGGAGCTGAAGGCTGCCAAGGATCTCGCCCACCGGATGGCCGAACGCGCGCTGCGGCTCGGCGGCACGATCACCGGCGAACACGGGGTGGGCATGGGCAAGAAGGACCTCATGGCGATGGAACATGGCGACGCCTGGGAAGTGATGGCGCGGATCAAGCGCGCGCTCGACCCCGACGGCATCCTCAATCCCGGCAAGATCGTCGAGGGGAACGCATGA